The Methanosphaera stadtmanae DSM 3091 genome includes a window with the following:
- a CDS encoding ABC transporter permease, with the protein MKHEDKTYNWLDKIILPIILIIIWYILADVLMILPSYTFPGPVEVFNSFINLLTSGRLVTDILDTLYKVILGLIIAAIVGISLGLMAGWSKYFERLTSVIVSVLRPIPPIAWIPFSILWFGIGSLPAIFIIFMGCVFPIFVYTVDGVHRTKKVLIESALTFGVSNEQMITEVILPSTIPYIVSGLKVAIGIALMCTISGEMIGSSSGIGYMILTSTNLFDTGSTVVGMLLIGFIGIIFDYIFTKIQEKIFW; encoded by the coding sequence ATGAAACATGAAGATAAAACATATAATTGGTTAGATAAAATAATACTACCTATAATTCTCATTATAATTTGGTATATTTTAGCTGATGTTTTAATGATTTTACCATCATATACATTTCCAGGACCTGTTGAAGTATTCAATTCATTTATTAATCTATTAACATCTGGAAGATTAGTAACTGACATATTAGATACTTTATACAAAGTAATTCTTGGACTTATAATAGCAGCAATTGTTGGTATTAGTTTAGGACTAATGGCAGGTTGGTCTAAATACTTTGAAAGATTAACAAGTGTAATAGTAAGTGTATTGAGACCAATACCTCCAATAGCATGGATTCCATTTTCAATATTATGGTTTGGTATAGGATCATTACCAGCAATATTCATTATATTTATGGGATGTGTATTTCCAATCTTTGTATACACAGTAGATGGAGTTCATAGAACTAAAAAAGTATTAATAGAATCAGCATTAACATTTGGTGTTTCAAATGAACAAATGATAACAGAAGTAATACTACCTTCAACAATACCATACATAGTATCTGGACTAAAAGTTGCAATAGGTATAGCATTAATGTGTACAATTTCTGGTGAAATGATAGGATCAAGTTCAGGTATAGGATACATGATATTAACATCAACTAATCTATTTGATACTGGTTCAACAGTTGTAGGTATGTTACTTATTGGATTTATTGGAATAATTTTTGATTATATTTTTACAAAAATACAAGAAAAAATATTTTGGTAG
- a CDS encoding cysteine desulfurase family protein translates to MYMDNSATSPVDEEVLKEMLPYFNEKFGNASTLYRLGVDAKKALDKARQQVADLINADVDEITFTSGGTESDNMAIKGVALSEIQKATDKNPRNHIITTTIEHPAVLETCKFLEKFGFEVTYLPVDEDGLISLDDLENAIKESTILITIMHSNNEIGTIQPTKEIGEIARKHNVLFHSDAVQSAGKIPVDVKDQNIDILSLSGHKINGPKGIGAIYIKKGVRFEVFMHGGGQEKGLRSGTENMPGIVGLGKAAELARENLETRMQHNKEIRDALIEKVTSQIKDAYVNGSLEKRLPNNVHFRFSGIEGESLILRLDNEGIDGATGSACSTHDLKGSHVLAAIGVKPALSHGSLRLSIGPENSIDDVDYIVASIKKVVDYLRELSPLWDNETDEYIGDRFEKPLEDEDIDRY, encoded by the coding sequence ATTTATATGGATAACTCAGCAACTTCACCAGTAGATGAAGAAGTATTAAAAGAAATGCTACCATACTTTAATGAAAAATTTGGAAATGCATCAACATTATATCGTCTAGGAGTAGATGCAAAAAAAGCATTAGACAAAGCAAGACAACAAGTAGCAGACCTTATCAATGCAGATGTTGATGAAATAACATTTACAAGTGGTGGAACAGAATCAGACAACATGGCAATAAAAGGAGTAGCACTAAGTGAAATTCAAAAAGCAACAGACAAAAACCCAAGAAACCATATAATCACAACAACAATAGAACACCCAGCAGTACTAGAAACATGTAAATTTCTAGAAAAATTTGGATTTGAAGTAACATACCTACCAGTAGACGAAGATGGATTAATAAGTCTAGATGACCTTGAAAATGCAATAAAAGAAAGTACCATCCTCATTACAATAATGCACTCAAACAATGAAATAGGAACAATACAACCAACAAAAGAAATAGGGGAAATAGCACGCAAACACAACGTATTATTCCACTCTGATGCAGTTCAAAGTGCAGGAAAAATACCTGTAGATGTAAAAGACCAAAACATCGATATATTATCCTTATCTGGACATAAAATCAACGGACCAAAAGGAATAGGAGCAATCTACATTAAAAAAGGTGTAAGATTTGAAGTATTCATGCATGGTGGAGGACAAGAAAAAGGATTAAGATCTGGAACAGAAAACATGCCTGGAATTGTAGGATTAGGAAAAGCAGCAGAACTTGCAAGAGAAAATCTAGAAACAAGAATGCAACACAACAAAGAAATTAGAGATGCATTAATTGAAAAAGTAACAAGCCAAATTAAAGATGCATATGTAAATGGAAGTCTTGAAAAAAGATTACCAAACAATGTACACTTTAGATTCTCAGGAATTGAAGGAGAATCCTTAATTTTAAGATTAGACAATGAAGGAATTGATGGAGCAACAGGATCAGCATGTTCAACCCATGACCTTAAAGGATCACACGTACTTGCAGCTATTGGAGTAAAACCAGCACTATCACACGGATCACTAAGATTATCCATAGGTCCAGAAAACTCAATTGATGATGTAGACTACATAGTAGCATCAATTAAAAAAGTAGTAGATTACTTAAGAGAACTATCACCATTATGGGATAATGAAACAGATGAATATATTGGAGATAGATTTGAAAAACCATTAGAAGATGAAGATATAGACAGATACTAA
- the nifU gene encoding Fe-S cluster assembly scaffold protein NifU has product MQYSDKVVDHYTNPRNTGVIKNPDGEGTVGNPVCGDIMTIYIKVDDDNKLSDVKFSTFGCGAAIATSSMITEMAIGMDVDEAYHITRNDVADELDGLPPIKLHCSNLAADALQAAIENYREKKEKGEL; this is encoded by the coding sequence ATGCAATATAGTGATAAAGTAGTAGATCATTACACAAATCCAAGAAATACTGGAGTAATTAAAAATCCAGATGGTGAAGGAACTGTGGGAAACCCAGTATGTGGGGATATAATGACAATCTACATAAAAGTAGATGATGACAACAAATTATCTGACGTAAAATTCAGTACATTTGGTTGTGGAGCAGCAATTGCTACAAGCAGTATGATAACAGAAATGGCTATTGGAATGGATGTTGATGAAGCATATCATATTACAAGAAACGATGTAGCAGATGAATTAGATGGCCTACCACCAATTAAATTACACTGTTCTAACTTAGCAGCAGATGCTCTTCAAGCTGCTATTGAAAATTACAGAGAAAAAAAAGAAAAAGGTGAATTATAA
- the proS gene encoding proline--tRNA ligase — MKNFSEWFHNILEEAELMDARYPIKGMSVWLPRGFQIRKYALNALQELLDKDHEEVLFPMLIPQSELAKEAIHVKGFEEEVYWVTKGGKRDLNEHLALRPTSETSIYPMFSLWVRSHMDLPIKVYQTVNTFRYETKHTRPLIRVREITTFNETHTAHATEEEAEKEVMEGIEIYKTFFDELGIPYSISKRPEWDKFPGSKYTMAFDMIMPDGKTLQIATVHNLGTTFAHTFDIQFENEDGTHDYVHQVCYGLSDRVIASLIAAHGDEKGLSLPPVVAPEQVIIIPIIFKENQDVVLNFTDNLEKLLKNNGIRVKQDKRELRPGKKYYEWEKRGVPLRIEVGPRDIENNTIVINRRDTGDKEFVDYDENTIVDVVKDRLDSITHDMKEASNKFQEEKTFAIEKPEQIKKTINKKGGIITCSWCGETDCGKDMEEKFDIDVLGTQESDLENKTCINCGKDASYKVLISKTY; from the coding sequence ATGAAAAATTTTAGTGAATGGTTTCATAACATATTAGAAGAAGCAGAATTAATGGATGCCAGATATCCTATTAAAGGTATGAGTGTATGGCTACCTAGAGGTTTTCAAATAAGAAAATATGCACTTAATGCCCTTCAAGAATTGCTTGATAAAGATCATGAAGAAGTATTATTTCCAATGTTAATTCCACAAAGTGAATTAGCAAAAGAAGCAATACATGTTAAAGGTTTTGAAGAAGAAGTTTATTGGGTAACAAAAGGTGGAAAACGTGATCTTAATGAACATTTAGCACTAAGACCAACAAGTGAAACATCTATTTATCCAATGTTTTCTCTATGGGTACGTTCACATATGGATTTACCAATAAAAGTGTATCAAACAGTTAATACATTCAGGTATGAAACAAAACATACAAGACCATTAATAAGAGTACGTGAAATAACAACTTTCAATGAAACACATACTGCTCATGCAACAGAAGAAGAAGCAGAAAAAGAAGTTATGGAAGGTATTGAAATATATAAGACCTTTTTTGATGAATTAGGTATTCCATATTCCATCAGTAAAAGACCAGAATGGGATAAATTCCCAGGTTCTAAATATACAATGGCATTTGATATGATTATGCCTGATGGTAAAACATTACAAATAGCTACAGTACATAATCTTGGAACAACATTTGCACATACATTCGATATACAATTTGAAAATGAAGATGGAACACATGATTATGTTCACCAAGTATGTTATGGTTTATCAGATCGTGTAATAGCTTCTCTTATTGCAGCGCATGGTGATGAAAAAGGACTTAGTTTACCACCAGTTGTAGCACCAGAACAGGTAATTATCATACCTATTATTTTCAAAGAAAATCAAGATGTTGTTTTAAATTTCACTGATAATCTTGAAAAATTATTAAAAAATAATGGTATTAGAGTAAAACAAGATAAACGTGAATTAAGACCAGGTAAAAAATATTATGAATGGGAAAAACGTGGTGTTCCATTAAGAATAGAAGTTGGACCTAGAGATATAGAAAATAATACTATTGTAATAAATAGAAGAGATACTGGTGATAAGGAATTTGTTGATTATGATGAAAATACTATTGTAGATGTTGTTAAAGATAGATTAGATAGTATTACTCATGATATGAAGGAAGCTTCAAATAAATTCCAAGAAGAAAAAACATTTGCCATTGAAAAACCAGAACAAATTAAGAAAACAATCAATAAAAAAGGTGGAATCATAACATGTAGTTGGTGTGGTGAAACTGATTGTGGTAAAGACATGGAAGAAAAATTTGATATTGACGTACTTGGAACTCAAGAATCAGATTTAGAAAACAAAACATGTATTAACTGTGGTAAAGATGCCAGTTATAAAGTTTTAATTTCAAAAACTTATTAA
- a CDS encoding heavy metal-binding domain-containing protein, which translates to MLLCTTENIGHEYEVIGLVRGNCIQSKNIVRDFTQGLKNIVGGELGEYTKMMEEARTTATDRMVEHATKLNADAIVMIRYGTGSVSPESAEVLAYGTAVKFTD; encoded by the coding sequence ATGTTATTGTGCACAACTGAAAATATTGGACATGAATATGAAGTTATTGGTCTTGTACGTGGAAATTGTATTCAATCAAAAAATATTGTAAGGGATTTTACACAGGGATTAAAGAATATTGTTGGTGGAGAACTTGGTGAATATACTAAGATGATGGAAGAAGCTCGTACTACAGCAACAGATAGAATGGTTGAACATGCTACTAAATTAAATGCTGATGCTATTGTAATGATACGTTATGGTACTGGTTCTGTTAGTCCTGAGTCTGCTGAAGTTTTAGCTTATGGAACTGCTGTTAAATTTACAGATTGA
- the cofC gene encoding 2-phospho-L-lactate guanylyltransferase: MNKIITIIPISSFNNSKTRLSPFLSESERTNLLKVMLKDIVSNIQDHVSDIIVTSKDEYVLNYAKYLNLNVFKEKEHEHDFLNNAISDAISYISKNYDNYSVMILPADIPLFNSRNMKYILKNRDDFIISPSKGGGTNLLYINREYNYKPLFGAFSFFKHVQEAKNNNLDVNIYDSFYLSLDVNTPEDLGEILLHGRNTHTYNYLSNLNIGVESNHGKERLYVYRKNE, translated from the coding sequence ATGAATAAAATAATTACTATAATACCTATATCTAGTTTTAATAATTCTAAAACACGTCTTTCTCCATTTTTATCTGAAAGTGAGAGAACTAATCTACTAAAAGTCATGTTGAAAGATATTGTTAGTAATATTCAAGATCATGTATCTGATATTATAGTTACTAGTAAGGATGAATATGTTCTAAATTATGCAAAATATCTTAATTTAAATGTTTTTAAGGAAAAAGAACATGAACATGATTTTTTAAATAATGCTATTAGTGATGCTATTAGTTATATTAGTAAAAATTATGATAATTACAGTGTTATGATATTACCAGCTGATATTCCACTTTTTAACTCTAGAAATATGAAGTATATTCTCAAAAATAGGGATGATTTTATTATTTCACCATCAAAGGGTGGTGGTACTAATTTATTATACATAAATAGAGAATATAATTATAAGCCATTATTTGGTGCATTTAGTTTCTTTAAACATGTTCAAGAGGCTAAAAATAATAATTTAGATGTTAATATTTATGATTCCTTTTATTTATCATTGGATGTTAATACTCCTGAGGATTTAGGTGAGATTTTATTACATGGAAGAAATACCCATACATATAATTATCTTAGTAATTTAAATATTGGTGTTGAAAGTAATCATGGAAAGGAGCGACTTTATGTCTATAGAAAAAATGAATAA
- the thiD gene encoding bifunctional hydroxymethylpyrimidine kinase/phosphomethylpyrimidine kinase, with protein sequence MSIEKMNKKCSMTIAGLDPSGGAGIIADCKTFHAHGIYATCVVTAVTAQNPYCVTGIDGVDLDLIESEIDEILSVYPIRYIKTGMLYSGDIIKLVSRKIKEYDLRAVVDPVMVSESGGDLTGNSFIEYMNKYLVKNSFIITPNIHEAEKLSNKTITSEEDMISVAEKLSKDNSVVITGGHMQGNDILYCDDEIFRIEGKLINSDNTHGTGCTYSSAITSRLIEGYNLYESCKKSNEFIRNSIKYGFNKTPYQFWKNIEF encoded by the coding sequence ATGTCTATAGAAAAAATGAATAAAAAATGTAGTATGACTATTGCAGGACTTGATCCTTCTGGTGGAGCTGGTATTATTGCTGACTGTAAAACATTTCATGCTCATGGTATTTATGCAACATGTGTAGTTACAGCAGTTACTGCTCAAAATCCATATTGTGTTACTGGTATTGATGGTGTTGATTTAGATTTAATTGAATCTGAAATTGATGAAATTTTATCTGTTTATCCAATTAGATATATTAAGACTGGTATGTTATATTCTGGTGATATTATAAAGCTTGTATCTAGAAAGATTAAGGAGTATGATTTAAGGGCTGTTGTTGATCCTGTTATGGTCTCTGAGTCTGGTGGTGATTTAACTGGTAATTCTTTTATTGAATATATGAATAAATATTTAGTTAAAAATTCATTTATTATTACACCCAATATACATGAAGCAGAAAAATTATCAAATAAAACAATTACATCTGAGGAAGATATGATATCTGTTGCAGAAAAATTAAGTAAAGATAATTCTGTTGTAATTACTGGTGGACATATGCAAGGAAATGATATACTCTATTGTGATGATGAAATATTTAGAATTGAAGGTAAATTAATAAATTCAGATAACACCCATGGAACAGGATGCACATATTCCTCAGCAATTACAAGTAGATTAATAGAAGGCTATAATTTATATGAATCATGTAAAAAAAGTAATGAATTTATTAGAAACAGTATAAAATATGGATTTAATAAAACACCATATCAATTCTGGAAAAATATAGAATTCTAA
- a CDS encoding amino acid-binding protein → MPIKQVSVFLENKSGRLHKALYTLKSYNIDIRALSIADTSEFGILRMIVSNPDKAKDALEKEQFAVSLAEVLAIEVEDQPGGLEAALDLINEENINVEYIYAFVEKKTQKALVVLRTENNDKSQEILTSNGFSLLNQDEAYTL, encoded by the coding sequence ATGCCAATTAAACAAGTATCAGTATTTCTAGAAAATAAGAGTGGAAGATTACATAAAGCATTGTATACTTTAAAATCTTATAATATAGATATTAGAGCTTTATCCATTGCAGATACATCAGAATTTGGAATTTTAAGAATGATTGTATCAAATCCAGATAAAGCTAAAGATGCACTAGAAAAAGAACAATTTGCAGTTAGTTTGGCTGAAGTTTTAGCAATAGAAGTAGAAGACCAACCAGGAGGTCTTGAAGCTGCATTAGATTTAATAAATGAAGAAAATATCAACGTGGAATACATCTATGCTTTTGTAGAAAAGAAAACTCAAAAAGCTTTAGTTGTATTAAGAACTGAAAATAATGATAAATCTCAAGAAATTTTAACTAGTAATGGTTTTTCATTATTAAATCAGGATGAAGCATATACATTGTAA
- a CDS encoding phenylacetate--CoA ligase family protein has translation MAKFKEEDVYIFNKERECMTREEFRELQLRRLKKVVRYAYDNVKFYRDLYDAHNVSPDDIKTLEDIQLLPFITKDDLRNTYPFDLQAAPKEDWKEVHSTSGTTGIPTVAAYTQKDLDIWAEVTARGLASVGVHKNSIVNIAYGFGLFTGGHGAQYGAQKIGALAVPMSSGNTKRQLNFIHDFPADFLCCTPSYALYLAESLEKEGHNPKDVSLKGGVFGAEMWSEEIRNKLEEKFDISAQNIYGLTEVMGPGVSTECHIKEGMHIAEDHFYPEIIDPETLEVLPEGEEGEIVFTSLTKTGMPVIRYRTKDLTSLNYEKCKCGRTTVRMNRITGRSDDMLKVKGVIVFPKQIEEVIMEMKELSSAYQIVVSRPDTLDVIEVQVEIDQVNFSDSMMDLEAFKHTIAKNIKEAIGIGVKVTLAEPYSLPRSEGKAVRVIDKRNFN, from the coding sequence ATGGCAAAGTTTAAAGAAGAAGATGTTTACATATTCAACAAAGAAAGAGAATGTATGACTCGTGAAGAATTCAGAGAATTACAACTAAGAAGACTTAAAAAAGTAGTAAGATATGCATATGATAATGTGAAATTTTACAGAGATTTATATGATGCACATAATGTATCACCTGATGATATTAAAACATTAGAAGATATACAATTACTACCATTTATAACAAAAGATGATTTAAGAAATACATATCCTTTTGACTTACAAGCAGCACCTAAAGAAGACTGGAAAGAAGTACATTCAACAAGTGGTACAACAGGAATTCCTACAGTAGCAGCATACACACAAAAAGATCTTGATATATGGGCTGAAGTAACAGCACGTGGACTTGCAAGTGTAGGAGTACATAAAAATAGTATTGTAAACATAGCATATGGATTTGGACTATTTACTGGTGGTCATGGAGCACAATATGGAGCTCAAAAAATAGGAGCACTAGCAGTACCTATGTCTTCAGGAAATACAAAAAGACAATTAAACTTCATACATGATTTCCCAGCAGACTTTTTATGTTGCACACCTTCATATGCATTGTATCTTGCAGAATCATTAGAAAAAGAAGGTCATAATCCAAAAGATGTATCTCTTAAAGGTGGAGTATTTGGGGCAGAAATGTGGTCTGAAGAGATTCGTAATAAATTAGAAGAAAAATTCGATATATCTGCTCAAAACATCTATGGATTAACAGAAGTAATGGGACCTGGAGTGTCAACAGAATGTCATATAAAAGAGGGTATGCATATTGCAGAAGATCATTTTTATCCAGAAATAATAGATCCTGAAACTCTGGAAGTACTACCTGAAGGAGAAGAAGGAGAAATAGTTTTCACTTCCCTTACAAAAACAGGTATGCCAGTTATAAGATACAGAACAAAGGATCTTACTTCTTTAAACTATGAAAAATGTAAATGTGGACGAACAACAGTTAGAATGAATAGAATCACTGGACGTAGTGATGATATGCTTAAAGTAAAAGGAGTAATAGTATTCCCTAAACAAATTGAAGAGGTAATTATGGAAATGAAAGAATTATCTTCAGCATATCAAATAGTTGTATCTAGACCAGATACATTAGATGTAATAGAAGTTCAAGTAGAAATTGATCAAGTTAATTTCTCAGATTCAATGATGGACTTAGAAGCATTTAAACATACAATAGCTAAAAATATAAAAGAAGCTATTGGTATTGGAGTAAAAGTAACTCTAGCAGAACCATACTCTCTTCCTAGAAGTGAAGGAAAAGCAGTACGTGTAATTGATAAAAGAAATTTTAATTAA
- a CDS encoding metallophosphoesterase family protein — protein MKILVLTDIHGSPDKIFNYLDNNSVDSIIITGDITDFGPEDYFVEILNKFSNYANVYALQGNCDPANSPDLLDKSNITNIHDNVSNIDEMIILGFGGSNPTPFDTPNEFSEEILYEKLSKFNNQLSSDSFTILVTHAPPYDTNADKIESGVHVGSKSIRKIIEETQPTLNLCGHVHESIGQDTIGKTTIINPGDAGNGHACLIELSKEDIKNKTFNLNIFTIE, from the coding sequence ATGAAAATATTAGTACTTACAGATATTCATGGATCTCCTGATAAAATATTTAATTATTTAGATAATAATTCAGTAGATTCTATTATAATCACTGGGGATATTACAGATTTTGGCCCTGAGGATTATTTTGTTGAAATACTCAATAAATTTAGTAATTATGCAAATGTATATGCTTTACAGGGAAATTGTGATCCTGCTAATTCACCAGATTTACTTGATAAATCTAACATAACTAATATACATGATAATGTTTCAAATATTGATGAGATGATAATACTTGGTTTTGGTGGATCTAATCCTACACCATTTGATACACCAAATGAATTTAGTGAAGAAATATTATATGAAAAATTAAGTAAATTCAATAATCAATTAAGTTCTGATTCATTCACAATACTTGTAACTCATGCACCTCCATATGATACAAATGCAGATAAAATAGAATCAGGAGTTCATGTGGGAAGTAAATCAATAAGAAAAATCATTGAAGAAACACAACCTACATTAAATCTATGTGGTCATGTACATGAATCAATAGGACAAGACACTATAGGAAAAACAACAATAATAAATCCTGGTGATGCTGGAAATGGACATGCCTGTCTAATTGAATTATCCAAAGAGGATATAAAAAATAAAACATTTAATTTAAATATATTTACAATAGAATGA
- a CDS encoding DUF2096 domain-containing protein, protein MVTDNKDPLELRWTVLDHLLKKLIKSYEVPQEVIQNLQYARALTNFYKDDPTEPDRAKELPRIDSLLNEVEQTLLDIAQIEGEDFVKDWEKKLFDASQGKEVFKNVKIQSKFIPGMPANFDFIRFNFKEPVQEERFMEICEYENVIIEFDDNDVSVFVFGEKDNIQCALKEMSPFFHEQMQG, encoded by the coding sequence ATGGTCACTGATAACAAAGATCCATTGGAGTTAAGATGGACAGTTCTTGATCATTTATTGAAGAAATTAATAAAATCATATGAAGTACCACAAGAAGTTATACAAAATCTTCAATATGCAAGAGCATTAACCAACTTTTATAAGGATGATCCAACTGAACCTGATAGGGCAAAAGAATTACCACGTATAGATTCTCTATTAAATGAGGTAGAACAAACTTTACTTGATATTGCACAGATTGAAGGTGAAGACTTTGTTAAAGATTGGGAGAAGAAATTGTTTGATGCATCCCAGGGAAAAGAAGTATTTAAAAATGTTAAAATTCAATCTAAATTTATTCCAGGAATGCCTGCAAACTTCGATTTCATTAGATTTAATTTCAAAGAACCTGTTCAAGAAGAAAGATTTATGGAAATATGTGAATATGAAAATGTTATTATAGAATTTGATGATAATGATGTTTCAGTATTTGTATTTGGTGAGAAAGATAACATACAATGTGCACTAAAAGAAATGAGTCCATTTTTCCATGAACAGATGCAAGGATAA
- a CDS encoding DUF749 domain-containing protein encodes MQKFIVGLVGVFTLKDLPEDYEKFVEYKATIDKKELDDTVPIAILQVKDTTSYHVLFLDSYNSMEEIDKEIEESLDGEIYNFNVRNILEGHLNGH; translated from the coding sequence ATGCAAAAATTTATTGTTGGATTAGTAGGTGTATTCACACTAAAGGATTTACCAGAAGATTATGAGAAATTTGTAGAATATAAGGCAACAATTGATAAAAAAGAATTAGATGATACAGTGCCTATTGCTATACTACAAGTTAAGGATACAACAAGTTATCATGTTTTATTCCTTGATTCATATAATTCAATGGAAGAAATTGATAAGGAAATTGAAGAATCATTAGATGGTGAAATATACAACTTCAATGTAAGAAACATATTAGAGGGTCATTTAAATGGTCACTGA
- the hdrB gene encoding CoB--CoM heterodisulfide reductase subunit B has product MAYAYFLGCIMNNRYPGIEKSTRVLMDKLGVELTDMDGASCCPAPGVFGSFDKETWATIAARNITIAEDMGADILTECNGCFGSLHEANDLLKEDKEFKEKVNGSLSEIGREFKGESNVRHFAEVLYNDIGLEKIAEAFEKDLNLNVAVHYGCHFLKPSDEIGIDNPKNPKILDELVEITGAKSVPYADKMMCCGAGGGLRARDLDVTTSFTHEKLENMKAAGVDAIVDVCPFCHMQFDVGQTEVNERYNTDFAIPVLHLAQLYGLAMGLSPEDLTLDKQVVDPAELVQKMNTPREE; this is encoded by the coding sequence ATGGCATATGCTTACTTTTTAGGATGTATAATGAACAACAGATACCCTGGTATTGAAAAATCTACAAGGGTACTTATGGACAAATTAGGTGTAGAATTAACAGATATGGATGGAGCTTCCTGTTGTCCTGCACCAGGTGTATTTGGTTCTTTTGATAAAGAAACCTGGGCAACAATTGCAGCAAGAAACATAACAATTGCAGAAGATATGGGAGCAGACATCTTAACAGAATGTAATGGATGTTTTGGTTCACTTCATGAAGCAAACGACTTATTAAAAGAAGACAAAGAATTCAAAGAAAAAGTAAATGGTTCTTTATCTGAAATTGGTCGTGAATTCAAAGGTGAAAGTAACGTAAGACACTTTGCAGAAGTATTATATAACGATATAGGTCTTGAAAAAATTGCAGAAGCATTTGAAAAAGACTTAAATTTAAATGTTGCAGTACACTATGGATGTCACTTCTTAAAACCTAGTGATGAAATAGGTATAGACAATCCTAAAAACCCTAAAATATTAGATGAACTTGTAGAAATTACAGGAGCAAAATCTGTACCATATGCAGACAAAATGATGTGTTGTGGAGCAGGTGGAGGTCTTAGAGCAAGAGATCTTGATGTTACAACAAGTTTTACCCATGAAAAACTTGAAAACATGAAAGCAGCAGGCGTAGATGCAATTGTTGATGTATGTCCTTTCTGTCACATGCAATTTGATGTAGGTCAAACAGAAGTAAATGAAAGATACAATACTGACTTTGCAATACCTGTATTACACTTAGCTCAATTATATGGATTAGCAATGGGATTATCTCCTGAAGATTTAACACTTGATAAACAAGTAGTTGACCCAGCTGAATTAGTTCAAAAAATGAACACACCTAGAGAAGAATAA